One Papaver somniferum cultivar HN1 chromosome 10, ASM357369v1, whole genome shotgun sequence genomic window carries:
- the LOC113316113 gene encoding uncharacterized protein LOC113316113, with protein sequence MTLSPAHEDRRDLNWIPPDINSLKINCDGSFLDTNKTGGLGLIIRNFAGEHQGCKCIFLNRVENAEQAECRSLWEAVQWAKEMKLERVEFELDSKLVADAVNNESFSIDWRIHNMILDIKILFKVFTLWSCSDVPKEKNKVVDILSKLARVERLSSVWLTFPPSNIDAQLQEDTSFVNTHN encoded by the coding sequence ATGACTCTATCTCCTGCTCATGAAGATAGACGTGATCTTAATTGGATACCTCCTGATATAAACTCTCTGAAAATTAATTGTGATGGCTCATTTCTTGATACAAATAAAACAGGTGGTCTGGGACTAATCATTCGTAATTTTGCAGGTGAACATCAAGGTTGCAAATGTATCTTCTTGAATAGAGTGGAGAATGCAGAACAGGCGGAATGCAGATCACTTTGGGAAGCGGTTCAATGGGCAAAAGAGATGAAGCTGGAAAGAGTGGAGTTCGAGCTCGATTCAAAGCTTGTTGCAGATGCTGTGAACAATGAGAGTTTCAGTATCGATTGGAGAATTCATAATATGATATTGGATATAAAAATTTTATTTAAAGTGTTTACCCTTTGGAGTTGTTCTGATGTtccaaaggaaaaaaataaagtaGTTGACATTTTGTCCAAGCTAGCTAGAGTAGAAAGATTAAGTAGTGTTTGGCTTACATTTCCTCCTAGTAATATTGATGCTCAGTTACAGGAGGATACATCCTTTGTAAACACTCATAATTAA